The following are from one region of the Fusarium verticillioides 7600 chromosome 1, whole genome shotgun sequence genome:
- a CDS encoding STE/STE20/YSK protein kinase, translated as MSSLQVRGPDFSATKQKAIEDAKKMQKVVAEQCSKVGKDPPQYRLSELIGKGSFGRVYKATSLTTNQLVAVKIIDIEESDTVNPKLADTYSDLLKEISALQLLSNSGAKNINHVIDALPVGQSMWMITEYCAGGSVATLMKPTSPGGLQEKWIIPILREVAEAVYWVHGQGIIHRDIKCANILVTEEGNVQLCDFGVAGVIETKFDKRSTVIGTPHWMAPELFDPAASYGTEVDIWAFGAMVYEIASGLPPSVAAGMMDFNRLGSYLKQHIPRLDGDRYSQGLKDLVAYCLVDDPKKRPPIEQIQRHRYIFNTQDAYPASSLAHLVRGYKLWEAQGGVRKSLFSAGGAQGPSDLANLALDNDEWNFSTTAAFDQQVLQTGDAQAVFDVYGSNVDFKQDEFDDASRTQKPKSRRRPPPHLPSVKAPLEKLFDPNTISNYEDNSRAYYGRPFPPPVADFTPPPPPPASDLPLRDDSSQSPGVRESLIDLDMSLDGSNLSEFVDLNTIRAGDPRASTDYDFGDVSYNKPPLSDPADMMNNNRRTRDWKFPSMAPPASANPEMFRFPFNDDQGPSTSRLIHPPTEPIQPSAQFNDLAVPSPVNNRASSGSLIDLDMGLADPIPMSDYTRPSTSHSDVGSLAGSELGGADPFQLEKHASLYLMPSSIREPSIYVSDDSEFANAVADLSLNNTQRHDPQMSYQQTQVPLYQPQGQPQSSQTDGSTPSERPYSLSEFADTDPESFTQTLAAPELQPPPLRPQLDRPPVRDEFPRSYQQQQPSLPPAPTAPSPQVMEGQASSEHVKEELRRMAMSLSDHLSHANTYLSGLPLRRASTTRMESIETP; from the coding sequence ATGTCGTCGCTTCAAGTCAGAGGGCCGGATTTTTCGGCCACAAAGCAGAAAGcgattgaagatgcaaaGAAAATGCAAAAAGTGGTTGCCGAGCAGTGCTCAAAAGTCGGAAAGGATCCTCCACAGTATCGACTTTCAGAGCTTATTGGCAAAGGCAGTTTTGGCCGGGTCTACAAGGCCACCTCTCTAACAACGAATCAGCTGGTTGCCGTCAAAATCATCGACATTGAAGAGAGTGACACAGTTAACCCGAAACTCGCCGATACATATAGCGACTTGCTCAAGGAAATCAGTGCCCTGCAACTGCTCAGCAATAGTGGcgccaagaacatcaatcATGTTATCGATGCTCTTCCTGTCGGGCAGTCCATGTGGATGATTACAGAATATTGCGCTGGAGGCAGCGTGGCTACCCTCATGAAACCAACCTCACCGGGTGGCCTTCAGGAAAAATGGATTATTCCAATTTTGCGCGAAGTAGCCGAAGCTGTCTACTGGGTTCATGGTCAGGGTATTATCCACAGAGACATCAAGTGTGCCAATATCTTGGTCACGGAGGAAGGAAACGTCCAGCTTTGTGACTTTGGAGTTGCTGGTGTTATTGAAACCAAATTTGACAAGCGCTCAACGGTCATTGGTACACCCCATTGGATGGCCCCGGAACTGTTCGACCCTGCGGCATCTTATGGTACTGAGGTGGATATATGGGCTTTTGGCGCCATGGTCTATGAAATTGCATCGGGTCTACCACCAAGCGTAGCTGCAGGCATGATGGACTTCAACAGACTAGGCTCATACCTCAAACAACACATCCCTCGACTTGATGGCGACCGATATTCCCAAGGGTTGAAAGACCTCGTGGCGTACTGCTTGGTTGATGACCCTAAGAAACGCCCACCAATTGAACAAATCCAGAGACACCGTTACATATTCAACACGCAGGATGCTTATCCTGCTTCGAGCTTGGCACACTTGGTTAGAGGCTACAAGTTGTGGGAAGCTCAAGGTGGTGTTCGCAAGTCCCTCTTCTCCGCGGGAGGAGCCCAGGGCCCATCTGACCTCGCtaacttggccttggacaATGATGAGTGGAACTTCAGTACAACCGCTGCGTTCGATCAACAGGTGCTCCAAACTGGCGACGCTCAAGCTGTGTTTGATGTCTATGGCTCCAACGTCGACTTCAAGCAGGATGAATTCGACGATGCTTCTAGAACCCAAAAACCGAAATCACGTCGACGTCCGCCACCTCACCTTCCTTCCGTCAAAGCACCGCTGGAAAAGCTATTTGACCCAAATACGATATCGAACTACGAGGACAACTCACGAGCATATTATGGCCGTCCGTTTCCTCCGCCTGTTGCCGATTTCACCCCTCCACCCCCGCCTCCTGCGTCGGATTTACCTCTAAGAGACGACTCATCTCAGTCTCCTGGAGTGAGAGAATCCCTGATTGATCTTGACATGTCCCTAGACGGTAGCAATCTCTCCGAGTTTGTTGACCTGAACACAATTAGAGCTGGAGATCCCAGGGCATCGACCGACTATGACTTTGGAGATGTCTCCTACAACAAACCACCACTTAGTGACCCGGCAGATATGATGAACAACAACCGCAGAACACGAGATTGGAAGTTCCCTTCCATGGCCCCTCCCGCCTCAGCAAACCCGGAAATGTTCAGATTTCCGTTCAACGATGACCAAGGGCCAAGTACCAGCCGCCTGATCCACCCTCCGACAGAGCCAATCCAGCCTTCGGCGCAGTTCAATGACCTTGCGGTTCCCTCACCAGTCAACAACCGAGCGTCATCAGGCAGTCTCATTGACTTGGACATGGGTCTAGCTGATCCCATTCCTATGAGCGACTATACAAGGCCGTCCACATCACACTCGGACGTAGGATCCTTGGCTGGCTCGGAGTTAGGAGGGGCTGATCCTTTCCAGCTAGAAAAGCACGCCTCTCTTTACCTTATGCCCAGCAGTATACGTGAACCATCCATCTATGTATCTGATGATTCTGAGTTTGCAAATGCCGTTGCGGACCTCTCGCTGAATAACACCCAGCGACATGATCCTCAGATGTCCTATCAGCAAACACAGGTTCCCCTGTATCAACCCCAGGGACAACCCCAATCTTCCCAGACCGACGGGAGCACCCCGAGTGAAAGGCCCTACTCCCTTAGCGAGTTCGCCGATACTGACCCTGAATCTTTTACTCAAACGCTTGCCGCCCCTGaacttcaacctcctccACTTCGGCCTCAACTAGATCGGCCACCAGTTCGGGACGAGTTCCCTCGAtcttatcaacaacaacagccatccCTCCCACCTGCACCTACTGCACCCTCACCCCAAGTTATGGAAGGCCAGGCCTCATCAGAACAtgtcaaggaggagcttCGACGCATGGCCATGAGCCTAAGTGATCATCTCAGCCACGCGAATACATACTTGTCGGGTCTTCCACTTCGAAGAGCGAGCACAACAAGGATGGAGTCTATTGAGACCCCTTGA
- a CDS encoding small nuclear ribonucleoprotein D1 encodes MKLVRFLMKCANETVTIELKNGTIVHGTISSVSPQMNTALRTVKMTIKGQEPISLETMNIRGSTIRYFILPDSLPLDTLLIDDAPKPKNKARKEAERGGRGGRGRGGPRGRGRGGGRGRGGRP; translated from the exons ATGAAGCTGGTTCG TTTTCTCATGAAATGCGCCAACGAAACGGTGACAATTGAGTTGAAAAATG GAACCATTGTTCACGGCACCATTTCCTCAGTCTCCCCTCAGATGAACACCGCCCTCCGAACCGTCAAGATGACCATCAAGGGTCAGGAGCCTATCTCTCTAGAGACGATGAATATCCGAGGTTCTACAATCCGATATTTCATCCTGCCCGACTCCTTACCCCTCGATACATTGTTGATCGACGACGCCCCTAAGccgaagaacaaggccagaAAGGAGGCAGAGCGGGGTGGGCGAGGAGGTCGGGGCAGAGGCGGTCCCAGGGGACGCGGACGTGGTGGAGGCCGCGGTCGCGGAGGACGGCCCTAA
- a CDS encoding DNA-directed RNA polymerase I and III subunit RPAC1 — protein MATAQQAAWRKAPTAEEIANRQTVGINKETVTNITSTDYPGHHPGEDLAFTLDRFRDAFSVKFHQNDQFLASFSLVGLDASLANAFRRILLSEIPTLAIENVYIENNTSVIQDEVLAHRLGLIPFKGGREGLHNFLKWHKKPEAGEDPYAGCFDWNTVRLELNVTCTVNEDASPAENDPLKAYHNAHVYARDIVFVPTGKQVEYFSGEDAIVPTNPDILIAKLRPRQTINLAMHMHKGIGSDHAKFSPVATASYRLLPTITITKPILGADAEKFAKCFPKGVIGLEKVTAKEAAQAGSGYEGQEGETKAVVVDAMKDTVSREALRHKEFEGKVKLGRRRDHFIFSVESTGQWDSDELFLESVKHLKLKCKKLEQQVINMAR, from the exons ATGGCAACCGCACAGCAGGCTGCGTGGAGAAAAGCTCCTACTGCAGAGGAAATTGCCAATCGTCAG ACTGTTGGCATTAACAAGGAAACCGTCACAAACATCACCTCGACTGATTACCCAGGCCATCACCCTGGCGAAGATCTCGCATTCACGCTCGATCGTTTCCGCGATGCGTTTTCCGTAAAATTTCACCAGAACGATCAGTTCCtcgcctctttctctcttgtcgGACTCGACGCTTCGCTCGCAAACGCTTTTCGACGTATTCTACTTTCCGAGATCCCCACCCTCGCTATCGAGAACGTTTATATCGAAAACAACACCTCTGTCATTCAAGACGAGGTTCTCGCGCATCGTCTTGGACTCATCCCATTCAAGGGTGGTCGTGAGGGTCTGCACAACTTCCTCAAGTGGCACAAGAAGCCAGAGGCTGGCGAGGATCCTTATGCCGGCTGTTTTGACTGGAACACGGTCCGCCTCGAGCTTAACGTGACATGCACCGTCAATGAGGACGCTTCGCCCGCTGAGAACGACCCTCTCAAAGCTTACCATAACGCCCACGTTTATGCGCGCGACATCGTCTTCGTTCCTACTGGCAAGCAGGTCGAGTACTTCAGCGGCGAGGACGCCATTGTGCCCACGAACCCAGACATCTTGATTGCCAAGCTACGACCCCGACAGACCATTAATCTCGCCATGCATATGCACAAGGGAATTGGATCCGATCACGCCAAGTTCTCTCCTGTCGCAACAGCCTCGTACCGTCTGCTACCTACCATTACCATTACCAAGCCTATCCTGGGCGCTGATGCCGAAAAATTTGCCAAGTGCTTCCCCAAGGGTGTCATCGGCCTCGAAAAGGTTACGGCTAAGGAAGCTGCTCAGGCTGGTAGCGGTTATGAGGGCCAGGAGGGCGAGACTAAGGCcgtggttgttgatgcgaTGAAGGACACTGTCAGCCGAGAGGCTCTACGACATAAGGAGTTTGAGGGCAAGGTCAAACTTGGCCGAAGGCGAGATCATTTCATCTTCTCCGTCGAGAGCACAGGGCAATGGGATAGCGATGAGCTTTTTCTCGAGTCAGTTAAGCACCTCAAGCTTAAGtgcaagaagcttgagcagcAAGTTATCAACATGGCGAGGTAG
- a CDS encoding Cullin 3, whose amino-acid sequence MISGRGGAGARGRIRPPRRIVRPNEAAEGSDFEACWKMLDEALRDIHMKNCSRLSFEELYRAAYKMVLKKKGELLYDRVKAFEEQWFADHVIPKIRELVSKSLINIGAERTSTTSVNERRQTGERFLKGLRDTWEDHNMSMNMTADILMYLDRGYAQLEAQRTPIFATTIALFRDHILRSSLNTNTKSKVIDILISVVLDQIDMEREGDIIDRNLIRSCSRMLSSLYETEEEKENDKLYMTVFEPRFLENSKIYYAAECEKLLRESDAGAWLRHTQLRLNEEIDRCGTTIELETLPKVTQTIDQELIVKHLSEFLALEGSGLKWMIDNDKIDDLSILYKLISRVDSKKTALRDILQSRVVELGLEIEKVLKNTDFSSGHGEGDEAGEGEKTKILNPAAQQTAAAIKWVDDVLRLKDKFDNLWARCFQGDLIIQSALTKSFSDFINMFSRSSEYVSLFIDDNLKRGIKGKTEAEVDIVLEKAIVLIRYLQDRDLFQTYYQRHLARRLLHGKSESHDVEKQIISRMKQELGQQFTSKFEGMFRDLVTSTELTSGYRDHIRDLGDGSGKTIDLNINVLTTNYWPPEVMGRTTQIGEGSRVTCTYPPELRRLQASFEQYYLTNRNGRKLTWIGTTGSSDVKCTFPAIPGKSGPLSRERRYEINVPTFAMVVLLLFNDLGEGQSLTFEEIQAKTNISTPDLMRTLTAIAVAPKSRVLMKDPANKSVKAGDKFSFNASFQSKTIRIKAPIINAVSKVEDNTERKNTEEKNNQTRAHVVDAAIVRIMKSRKELSHSQLTSEVLSQLSGSFRPEVALIKKRIEDLIAREYLERPDEDDAPTLYRYVA is encoded by the exons ATGATCTCGGGACGTGGAGGAGCCGGCGCTCGGGGAAGGattcgtcctcctcgtcgcaTTGTGCGT CCAAATGAAGCTGCCGAGGGTTCCGATTTCGAGGCTTGCTGGAAGATGCTAGATGAAGCCCTGCGCGACATTCACATGAAGAACTGCAGCCGACTGTCATTCGAGGAGCTGTACCGAGCCGCGTACAAGAtggttctcaagaagaaaggcgaATTGCTTTATGATAGGGTCAAAGCTTTCGAGGAACAGTGGTTCGCAGATCATGTTATTCCCAAGATTCGAGAACTCGTCAGCAAGAGCCTGATCAACATTGGCGCCGAACGAACCTCGACGACGTCCGTCAATGAGAGACGGCAGACAGGAGAGAGGTTTCTCAAAGGGCTGCGTGATACTTGGGAAGATCACAACATGTCAATGAACATGACCGCCGATATTCTTATGTATCTTGATAGGGGCTACGCGCAGCTCGAGGCCCAACGAACCCCCATCTTCGCCACCACCATCGCGCTTTTCCGTGATCATATTCTACGGTCTTCGCTGAACACCAACACAAAGAGCAAGGTGATCGACATACTTATATCAGTGGTCCTCGACCAGATCGATATGGAGCGCGAAGgagacatcatcgacagaAATCTCATTCGAAGCTGCAGTCGaatgctcagcagcctctaCGAAaccgaagaagagaaggaaaacgATAAACTGTACATGACAGTATTCGAACCTCGCTTCCTCGAGAACAGCAAGATATACTATGCCGCCGAGTGTGAGAAACTACTACGCGAATCGGATGCTGGAGCTTGGTTGCGACACACCCAACTGCGACTGAACGAAGAAATCGATCGATGCGGAACAACAATCGAGCTAGAAACATTACCCAAAGTCACGCAAACTATCGATCAAGAACTCATAGTCAAGCACCTGTCCGAATTTTTGGCTCTTGAAGGGAGCGGCCTGAAATGGATGATTGACAatgacaagattgatgacCTCTCGATTCTCTACAAGCTCATCTCCAGGGTCGATTCAAAGAAGACTGCTTTGCGAGACATTTTACAAAGTCGCGTGGTTGAGCTAGGCctggagattgagaaggtACTGAAGAACACTGATTTCTCGTCTGGTCATGGCGAAGGAGACGAGGCCGGTGAAGgggaaaagacaaagatctTAAATCCTGCGGCGCAGCAGACAGCTGCTGCGATCAAATGGGTAGACGATGTACTCCGTCTGAAGGACAAGTTCGATAACCTCTGGGCTCGTTGCTTCCAAGGAGATCTTATTATCCAAAGTGCATTGACCAAGAGCTTCTCTGACTTTATCAACATGTTCAGCCGCAGTTCTGAGTATGTCTCTCTGTTTATCGATGACAACCTAAAGAGAGGCATCAAAGGCAAGACAGAGGCAGAAGTCGATATCGTTCTAGAGAAAGCTATCGTCCTGATTCGATACCTCCAGGATAGAGATCTGTTCCAGACATATTACCAGAGACATCTGGCAAGACGCCTGCTTCACGGAAAGTCCGAAAGCCATGACGTTGAAAAGCAGATCATTTCCCGAATGAAACAAGAACTCGGCCAACAGTTCACCAGCAAGTTTGAAGGCATGTTCAGAGATCTTGTCACGTCAACAGAGCTGACTAGCGGCTACCGTGACCATATTCGTGACCTGGGAGATGGCAGCGGCAAAACCATCGACCTTAACATCAACGTTCTCACTACAAACTACTGGCCGCCCGAGGTCATGGGCCGGACTACGCAGATTGGCGAAGGATCTCGTGTTACGTGCACATATCCCCCTGAACTGCGACGATTGCAGGCGAGCTTTGAGCAGTACTATCTAACTAACCGTAATGGACGCAAGCTCACCTGGATTGGAACCACTGGCAGTTCAGATGTCAAATGTACCTTTCCGGCCATCCCTGGAAAGTCCGGCCCGCTCTCTCGGGAGCGAAGATACGAGATCAACGTACCAACCTTTGCGATGgttgtcttgcttctcttcaacgaCCTTGGGGAGGGCCAGTCATTAACCTTCGAAGAGATCCAAGCTAAGACCAACATCTCAACTCCAGATCTCATGAGGACGCTGACAGCTATTGCTGTAGCACCCAAATCTCgcgtgttgatgaaggatcCTGCCAACAAGTCCGTAAAAGCAGGCGATAAGTTTTCCTTCAATGCATCTTTCCAGAGTAAGACCATACGAATCAAAGcacccatcatcaacgcGGTCTCCAAGGTCGAAGATAATACGGAACGAAAGAACACTGAGGAAAAGAACAACCAAACCAGAGCTCACGTTGTCGATGCGGCAATTGTGCGAATCATGAA ATCTCGAAAGGAGCTTTCTCACTCGCAGCTCACTAGTGAAGTTCTTTCACAACTCTCCGGCAGTTTCCGTCCCGAGGTCGccctcatcaagaagcgtattgaggatctcatcgCAAGAGAATATCTTGAGCGCcctgatgaagatgacgcgCCAACTTTGTATCGCTATGTGGCGTAG
- a CDS encoding ubiquitin-activating enzyme E1 C gives MSRFRNIHVIDMDTIDISNLNRQFLFRKDDVGKYKAEVAAAFVQKRVKGVSITAHNNRIQDFDEEFYKQFQLVICGLDSIEARRWINAMLVSIAEDAEDPDAIKPLIDGGTEGFKGQARVILPSMTSCIECQLDMHAPRAAVPLCTIASIPRQPEHCIEWAHVIAWEQEKPFPKLDKDDPEHVTWLFQKALTRAEEFGIPGVTYSLTQGTIKNIIPAIASTNAIIAAACCNEAFKIATTSAPCLGFDTNYMMYSGNDSIYTYTFKHEKKDDCPVCGRQARPLEVNPNSSLQELIDSFAIRPEAQLKKPSIRAEGKTLYMQFPPGLEEQTRPNLSKSLTELGLEDGQQVVVTDPAFPLEFNFYFKFKTSS, from the exons ATGTCCAGATTCAGGAACATTCACGTAATAGACATGG ATACCATCGATATTTCCAACCTCAACCGCCAGTTCTTGTTCCgaaaagatgatgttggcaaaTACAAAGCAGAGGTTGCCGCTGCTTTCGTCCAAAAGAGAGTCAAGGGCGTCTCCATCACAGCCCACAACAACCGTATCCAGGACTTCGACGAGGAGTTTTACAAGCAGTTCCAGCTTGTAATCTGCGGCCTAGACAGCATCGAGGCCCGCCGTTGGATCAACGCCATGCTTGTTTCTATTGccgaagatgctgaagacCCCGATGCGATAAAGCCCCTCATTGATGGTGGCACTGAAGGCTTCAAGGGACAGGCGCGAGTCATCCTCCCATCCATGACATCCTGTATTGAGTGCCAGCTGGATATGCACGCCCCGCGCGCCGCTGTTCCTCTGTGCACTATTGCCTCTATCCCACGACAACCCGAGCACTGCATTGAATGGGCCCACGTTATTGCTTGggagcaagagaagccaTTCCcgaagcttgacaaggacGACCCAGAGCACGTAACCTGGCTGTTCCAAAAAGCACTTACTCGTGCGGAAGAGTTTGGCATCCCTGGTGTCACCTATTCGTTAACGCAAGGaaccatcaagaacatcattCCGGCGATTGCATCTACCAATGCTATCATCGCCGCTGCATGCTGTAACGAAGCTTTTAAAATCGCGACAACCTCCGCCCCTTGTCTTGGATTCGACACAAACTATATGATGTACTCTGGCAATGATAGCATCTATACATACACCTTCAAGcatgagaagaaagacgaCTGCCCTGTCTGTGGACGCCAGGCTCGCCCTCTTGAAGTCAACCCCAACTCCTCACTGCAGGAGTTGATCGATTCATTCGCGATTCGCCCCGAGGCGCAATTaaagaagccatcgatcCGTGCTGAAGGAAAGACTCTATACATGCAATTTCCTCCAGGCTTGGAGGAGCAGACACGCCCCAACCTGAGTAAGTCCCTCACAGAGCTTGGACTCGAAGACGGACAGCAGGTTGTTGTCACTGATCCAGCGTTTCCCCTTGAATTCAACTTTTACTTCAAGTTTAAGACAAGTTCGTGA
- a CDS encoding ubiquitin-activating enzyme E1 C produces the protein MASVAQEVAGGYEDARWKYLDQIRRNAGPYTDPDATAPEFLAQFETFKVLVIGAGGLGCEILKNLAMSRFRNIHVIDMDTIDISNLNRQFLFRKDDVGKYKAEVAAAFVQKRVKGVSITAHNNRIQDFDEEFYKQFQLVICGLDSIEARRWINAMLVSIAEDAEDPDAIKPLIDGGTEGFKGQARVILPSMTSCIECQLDMHAPRAAVPLCTIASIPRQPEHCIEWAHVIAWEQEKPFPKLDKDDPEHVTWLFQKALTRAEEFGIPGVTYSLTQGTIKNIIPAIASTNAIIAAACCNEAFKIATTSAPCLGFDTNYMMYSGNDSIYTYTFKHEKKDDCPVCGRQARPLEVNPNSSLQELIDSFAIRPEAQLKKPSIRAEGKTLYMQFPPGLEEQTRPNLSKSLTELGLEDGQQVVVTDPAFPLEFNFYFKFKTSS, from the exons ATGGCTAGTGTTGCTCAGGAAGTTGCCGGCGGCTACGAAGACGCGCGATG GAAATATCTCGACCAAATCCGCCGTAACGCAGGACCTTATACCGATCCCGATGCTACTGCGCCGGAGTTTCTGGCGCAGTTTGAAACGTTCAAAGTTCT TGTCAT CGGCGCAGGAGGCCTAGGATGTGAAATTCTAAAGAATCTTGCCATGTCCAGATTCAGGAACATTCACGTAATAGACATGG ATACCATCGATATTTCCAACCTCAACCGCCAGTTCTTGTTCCgaaaagatgatgttggcaaaTACAAAGCAGAGGTTGCCGCTGCTTTCGTCCAAAAGAGAGTCAAGGGCGTCTCCATCACAGCCCACAACAACCGTATCCAGGACTTCGACGAGGAGTTTTACAAGCAGTTCCAGCTTGTAATCTGCGGCCTAGACAGCATCGAGGCCCGCCGTTGGATCAACGCCATGCTTGTTTCTATTGccgaagatgctgaagacCCCGATGCGATAAAGCCCCTCATTGATGGTGGCACTGAAGGCTTCAAGGGACAGGCGCGAGTCATCCTCCCATCCATGACATCCTGTATTGAGTGCCAGCTGGATATGCACGCCCCGCGCGCCGCTGTTCCTCTGTGCACTATTGCCTCTATCCCACGACAACCCGAGCACTGCATTGAATGGGCCCACGTTATTGCTTGggagcaagagaagccaTTCCcgaagcttgacaaggacGACCCAGAGCACGTAACCTGGCTGTTCCAAAAAGCACTTACTCGTGCGGAAGAGTTTGGCATCCCTGGTGTCACCTATTCGTTAACGCAAGGaaccatcaagaacatcattCCGGCGATTGCATCTACCAATGCTATCATCGCCGCTGCATGCTGTAACGAAGCTTTTAAAATCGCGACAACCTCCGCCCCTTGTCTTGGATTCGACACAAACTATATGATGTACTCTGGCAATGATAGCATCTATACATACACCTTCAAGcatgagaagaaagacgaCTGCCCTGTCTGTGGACGCCAGGCTCGCCCTCTTGAAGTCAACCCCAACTCCTCACTGCAGGAGTTGATCGATTCATTCGCGATTCGCCCCGAGGCGCAATTaaagaagccatcgatcCGTGCTGAAGGAAAGACTCTATACATGCAATTTCCTCCAGGCTTGGAGGAGCAGACACGCCCCAACCTGAGTAAGTCCCTCACAGAGCTTGGACTCGAAGACGGACAGCAGGTTGTTGTCACTGATCCAGCGTTTCCCCTTGAATTCAACTTTTACTTCAAGTTTAAGACAAGTTCGTGA
- a CDS encoding U6 snRNA-associated Sm-like protein LSm2: MLFFSFFKTLIDHEVTVELKNDIQLKGILKSVDQYLNIKLDDIQVVEELKYPHLSSVKNVFIRGSVVRYVHLPGASVDTQLLEDATRREAAAQQAKAK; encoded by the exons ATGCTCTTTTTCAG CTTTTTCAAGACACTCATCGACCATGAGGTCACTGTAGAGCTCAAGAACGACATTCAACTAAAGGGAATTCTCAAGAGCGTGGATCAGTACCTCAATATCAAGCTCGATGACATccaggttgttgaggagctcaaaTACCCTCATCTT AGCTCTGTCAAGAACGTCTTTATCCGAGGCTCAGTTGTGAGATACGTTCATCTTCCCGGCGCGTCAGTTGACACACAGCTGCTGGAGGATGCTACACGGAGGG aagcagcagctcaacaagctAAGGCGAAATGA